The Flammeovirga yaeyamensis genome segment ATTTTATTACTTTTACTTTAAAATATAAATCAAGAATACATGAAAAATATAATCGGTTTTATCTTAGCATTGTGCTTATTATCAAGTTGTGATTCTTCTGTGAATACCAATTCAAACAATACAGCGAACACATCTTCTAGTAAAGCTAAATCTTCAACTAACGATGCAAATTTAGGAAAAGATATGCATCAAATTGTGGTGAATGAAAAGATAGAATCTGGCGGGTATGTTTACATCAAAGTAACTGAAAATAATAAAGAATACTGGATGGCCGTTCCAGGTAGACCTGTTGATATTGGAGCTACTTACTATTACAAAGGTGGAATGGAAATGCAAAATTTCAGAAGTAAAACATTAAATAGGACATTTGAAAGTGTCATTTTTGCCGAAGGTATTCAAGAAGATCTTAACAATATGGGAGGAGTGGCTAAAAAGCAAGCCCCTCAAGGAAAACCAACAGTAGGTAAAATTGAAAAGGCAGCTAACGGTATCCAAATAGCAGAACTTTTTGAAAATCCTAAGCACTTCGAAAATAAAGAAGTGATTATTAAAGGAGAGGTGGTTAAAGTAAACAACGGGATTATGAACACCAACTTTGTACACCTTCAAGATGGAACTATCGGCAATGGAGAGTACGATATTACCTTAACAACCGATGATACTTTCGAAGTAGGGGAGGTAGTCACGATTAAAGGAAATGTGATCCTGAATAAAAATTTTGGTTCGGGTTATGTGTATGATATTTTGGTGGAGGAAGCAGTGAAATTAAAGAAAATATAAAGTTGAACTTTTATTTCTCTTTAGAAACCAATGTTATTATGTACTTTGTATAAATAAGAAATTTTAAGCCATTGAACTATTCTAAGTTTAATGGCTTATTTTATTAGCTTCAATTGCACTGGTTTAATGTTAAGTGAAAAAAGTAGCCAACAAAATGAATCGTCGACTACTAATTATGTCAGTTAACTAAAAGCGTTTATCTATCGAAATGCATCAAAAAATTAATTGAAAGTGAGTTTAAAGCTTCCTTCCGAAACTTTACCATCACTGAAAGTTACTTTATATCCATAGGCAGGGATTACATCACCTGATTTTGTGGCTTGTTTTACTGGACCCATATTCACTATCACTTCAGTTCCTGATGAGAATTGAGAACGTTGTACTTTGAAATCATCACTTAAATATTCGTGATTGGTTAACTCTGCAAAGAATGTCTCTCTGTTTACAGGACTTACCACTTGATTCGCAATTTGGATCATTTCTTTCATCCCTTCAAACTCATAAGGGGAGAAGAAAATAGTTGTACCCATTCCGAAAAGGATGTTTCTTAAAGATTTTACTCTGAAATCGCCATTGATTGAAATTTGGTTATCAGGATCTTGAATCTTACCAAAAATGGCGATAGCATCGTGATATACCAAGTTAAATAATGGGGCTCTATGAGAG includes the following:
- a CDS encoding DNA-binding protein; this translates as MKNIIGFILALCLLSSCDSSVNTNSNNTANTSSSKAKSSTNDANLGKDMHQIVVNEKIESGGYVYIKVTENNKEYWMAVPGRPVDIGATYYYKGGMEMQNFRSKTLNRTFESVIFAEGIQEDLNNMGGVAKKQAPQGKPTVGKIEKAANGIQIAELFENPKHFENKEVIIKGEVVKVNNGIMNTNFVHLQDGTIGNGEYDITLTTDDTFEVGEVVTIKGNVILNKNFGSGYVYDILVEEAVKLKKI